The Nocardioides humi genome includes a region encoding these proteins:
- a CDS encoding nucleoside deaminase, whose protein sequence is MITDDDRSFLGLAIEQARIGWEEGGIPIGAALVHEGEVLAVGRNRRVQLGSAIRHGETDCIENAGRLPAKVYRASTLYTTLSPCFMCAGTSVLYDIPRIVVGENTSFEASESWLRSRGVVVDLVDDPVCRELMDTMMREKPDLWAEDIGEES, encoded by the coding sequence ATGATCACCGACGACGACCGCAGCTTCCTCGGCCTCGCGATCGAGCAGGCCCGGATCGGCTGGGAGGAGGGCGGCATCCCCATCGGCGCCGCGCTGGTGCACGAGGGCGAGGTGCTCGCCGTCGGCCGCAACCGGCGGGTCCAGCTCGGCTCCGCCATCCGGCACGGCGAGACCGACTGCATCGAGAACGCCGGCCGGCTGCCCGCGAAGGTGTACCGCGCGAGCACGCTGTACACCACGCTCTCCCCCTGCTTCATGTGCGCCGGGACCTCCGTGCTCTACGACATCCCCCGGATCGTGGTCGGCGAGAACACCAGCTTCGAGGCGTCCGAGTCGTGGCTGCGCTCGCGCGGGGTGGTCGTCGACCTCGTGGACGACCCGGTCTGCCGCGAGCTGATGGACACGATGATGCGCGAGAAGCCCGACCTGTGGGCCGAGGACATCGGGGAGGAGTCATGA
- a CDS encoding PucR family transcriptional regulator, with amino-acid sequence MGATLAEVLALPSFRAASTEVLHGDPERVQVRWVHSSEVFEMGALLAGGEVLLTTGLGLHGRTADHLASYVDQLADAGVAALALELGRTFFAVPEPILAAARRRGLALLAFPAMVPFERMVEDFHELLVRRRVAAGGDAGDAGWRALTQVVIEGHGLRALLDEVSRLAGCAVELRDADGQTVERSRIASVADEDGIATPVRGPAGPLGTLRLLGAEGADRLRLAEVAAHAVALELGRGSGAGHRPGPAQSLVSDLVAGVVVARTDVLHRLAALGWPPPEGRHLVVAAVEVDAAVPLTDAVAATEAALLDDGRGDPAVLVGVTGGHVVVVHRGGRRPVPAQVRDELTGARERIAARLPGRILVAAATPVADPGDLAAAVGRARQVLRTARRYGHRDGVVMERDVAAHRLVTASVDPEAMRGFVQEQVGPLIDHDREHRSELLRTLDAYLACSLSKARTAALLGIRRQSLYDRLTRIERLLGVSLDEPDHRTGLGIALLGWRMRTGLDPQVGFGG; translated from the coding sequence ATGGGGGCAACTCTCGCCGAGGTGCTGGCCCTGCCGTCGTTCCGGGCTGCCAGCACCGAGGTGCTCCACGGCGATCCGGAGCGGGTGCAGGTCCGCTGGGTGCACTCCTCGGAGGTCTTCGAGATGGGCGCCCTGCTCGCGGGCGGCGAGGTGCTGCTGACCACCGGCCTCGGCCTGCACGGGCGCACCGCCGACCACCTCGCGTCGTACGTCGACCAGCTGGCCGACGCGGGCGTCGCGGCCCTCGCGCTGGAGCTGGGCAGGACGTTCTTCGCCGTGCCGGAGCCGATCCTGGCCGCGGCCCGGCGCCGCGGCCTCGCGCTGCTGGCCTTCCCGGCGATGGTGCCGTTCGAGCGGATGGTCGAGGACTTCCACGAGCTGCTGGTACGCCGCAGGGTCGCGGCCGGCGGTGACGCCGGGGACGCCGGCTGGCGGGCGCTGACCCAGGTGGTGATCGAGGGCCACGGGCTGCGCGCGCTGCTCGACGAGGTGTCCCGGCTGGCGGGGTGCGCGGTCGAGCTGCGCGACGCCGACGGCCAGACGGTCGAGCGGAGCCGGATCGCGTCGGTGGCCGACGAGGACGGGATCGCCACGCCCGTGCGCGGTCCTGCGGGCCCGCTCGGCACGCTGCGCCTGCTCGGCGCGGAGGGCGCGGACCGGCTGCGCCTGGCCGAGGTCGCCGCCCACGCGGTGGCGCTGGAGCTCGGGCGGGGGAGCGGCGCGGGGCACCGCCCGGGGCCGGCGCAGTCCCTGGTGTCCGACCTGGTCGCCGGCGTCGTGGTCGCCCGGACCGACGTGCTGCACCGGCTGGCCGCGCTGGGCTGGCCGCCCCCGGAGGGGCGTCACCTGGTCGTGGCGGCCGTGGAGGTCGACGCCGCCGTACCGCTGACCGATGCGGTCGCCGCCACCGAGGCGGCGCTGCTGGACGACGGGCGCGGCGACCCGGCGGTGCTGGTCGGCGTCACCGGCGGGCACGTCGTCGTCGTGCATCGCGGCGGCCGGCGCCCCGTGCCGGCGCAGGTCCGCGACGAGCTCACCGGGGCGCGGGAGCGGATCGCGGCCCGGCTGCCCGGGCGGATCCTGGTCGCCGCGGCCACGCCGGTCGCCGATCCCGGCGACCTCGCCGCGGCGGTCGGCCGGGCCCGGCAGGTGCTGCGCACGGCCCGCCGCTACGGCCACCGCGACGGCGTCGTGATGGAGCGGGACGTCGCCGCCCACCGGCTGGTCACGGCCTCGGTCGACCCGGAGGCGATGCGCGGGTTCGTGCAGGAGCAGGTCGGCCCGCTCATCGACCACGACCGGGAGCACCGCAGCGAACTGCTGCGCACCCTCGACGCCTATCTCGCGTGCTCGCTGTCGAAGGCCCGCACCGCCGCCCTGCTCGGGATCCGCCGGCAGTCGCTCTACGACCGGCTGACCCGGATCGAGCGGCTGCTCGGCGTCTCCCTCGACGAGCCCGACCACCGCACCGGCCTCGGGATCGCGCTCCTCGGCTGGCGGATGCGCACCGGCCTCGACCCGCAGGTCGGCTTCGGCGGCTGA
- a CDS encoding glycoside hydrolase domain-containing protein, with protein sequence MPSRSVPTPVRHRVRPRFRLPVAGTAAGALTVLLALVLLIPEGPAPAEPPVTDAPVDLAATTTNPVTPGDFTGYGFDQCQTQSQKNMDAWLEHSPFRAVGVYISGNSRFCRDQPNLTPTWVSTQLAKGWRILPITLGPQSTCVGRFPRYGKNIDPTISNDGANGYQAAFKQGKKEAKSAVAAASALGIVPRSTLWYDLEGWSNYKDATCRESALSFLSGWTKKTRKLNYVPGVYSSAGSGIKILDDARIQGRGDVILPDRIWIARWDGVANTSTSYIAEDGWRPGNRMKQYQGGHNETWGGVTINIDSNWLELSDDGTAVPQAACATPAKYKKITPRKSKPKQIRALKCRLQVKGLYPGKMSKKYNKLLRKGIHAWQAQAGQKVKDKWTKKNWASLLSSVG encoded by the coding sequence ATGCCCTCCCGGTCCGTTCCCACGCCCGTCCGCCACCGGGTCCGCCCCCGGTTCCGCCTCCCCGTCGCGGGCACGGCGGCCGGTGCCCTCACCGTCCTGCTGGCCCTCGTGCTGCTGATCCCCGAGGGACCGGCTCCGGCCGAGCCGCCCGTGACGGACGCGCCGGTGGACCTGGCCGCGACGACGACGAACCCGGTCACCCCGGGCGACTTCACCGGCTACGGGTTCGACCAGTGCCAGACGCAGAGCCAGAAGAACATGGACGCCTGGCTCGAGCACTCCCCCTTCCGGGCGGTCGGCGTCTACATCTCCGGCAACTCGCGCTTCTGCCGCGACCAGCCCAACCTGACGCCGACCTGGGTCAGCACCCAGCTGGCCAAGGGCTGGCGGATCCTGCCGATCACCCTCGGCCCGCAGTCCACCTGCGTGGGCCGGTTCCCGCGCTACGGCAAGAACATCGACCCGACGATCAGCAACGACGGCGCGAACGGCTACCAGGCCGCGTTCAAGCAAGGTAAGAAGGAGGCCAAGAGCGCCGTCGCCGCCGCCAGCGCGCTCGGCATCGTGCCCCGCAGCACGCTCTGGTACGACCTCGAGGGCTGGTCGAACTACAAGGACGCCACCTGCCGGGAGTCGGCGCTCTCCTTCCTGTCCGGCTGGACCAAGAAGACACGCAAGCTCAACTACGTCCCGGGCGTCTACTCCAGCGCCGGGTCCGGGATCAAGATCCTCGACGACGCCAGGATCCAGGGCCGGGGCGACGTGATCCTGCCCGACCGGATCTGGATCGCCCGGTGGGACGGTGTCGCCAACACCTCGACCAGCTACATCGCCGAGGACGGCTGGCGCCCGGGCAACCGGATGAAGCAGTACCAGGGCGGCCACAACGAGACCTGGGGCGGCGTGACGATCAACATCGACAGCAACTGGCTCGAGCTCAGCGACGACGGGACGGCCGTCCCGCAGGCGGCCTGCGCGACCCCGGCGAAGTACAAGAAGATCACGCCGAGGAAGTCCAAGCCGAAGCAGATCCGGGCCCTGAAGTGCCGGCTCCAGGTCAAGGGCCTCTACCCCGGCAAGATGTCGAAGAAGTACAACAAGTTGCTGAGGAAGGGCATCCACGCGTGGCAGGCCCAGGCCGGGCAGAAGGTCAAGGACAAGTGGACCAAGAAGAACTGGGCCTCGCTGCTGTCCTCCGTGGGCTGA
- a CDS encoding serine/threonine-protein kinase, which translates to MPLQPGDSFGRYDVTGQLGRGGMGVVLAAVHRDLDRPVALKVLAPHLAGDATYRTRFLREARALARLDSPYVVRVFDAGEEDGALFIATELVRGGDLNRLLREEGPLPLPDAVALVRDLALGLGAAHDVGILHRDIKPSNVLVGELADGRIRPVLCDFGIAAVADLEQLATTGAVGTPGYMAPERHHGADATVASDIYALGCVLWAALTARAPYEGATGQVLLGHLQGPVPQLPASSAGAAAVNEVLAAAMAKDPAERFGTTTALVAALDAIPLDDPEPTLIDSGPPTRPRAVAPTPVRGRRRVPLLIGLVAALVLVVGAIAWALDRSGPAPPARASDPSAGVAEPEADALLAVFPRAADCAVVPDPKSARVQARWCLDATSSVYYAQWRGWDAMDANYRDRTERDYSYRSDLHAAWVELTEADRRYCQRKLAVWYVDRAAPYSVTVCADGEQAVREALEDLDLPPGDEVAARADPAPDALVAAFPRAAGCTEVPEPKPTRVRARWCHDDSSSVHYTQWRDWDVMDANYRSEIVDPLEVRDDLHAAWVELTKADGKQWRSKLAVWYDDRAAPYSITIYANGEQAVRDVLEDLDLPPGEDVAAVPQD; encoded by the coding sequence GTGCCGCTGCAACCGGGTGACTCCTTCGGTCGATACGACGTCACCGGCCAGCTCGGCCGGGGCGGCATGGGCGTCGTCCTCGCGGCCGTGCACCGCGACCTCGACCGGCCCGTGGCGCTCAAGGTGCTGGCGCCCCATCTCGCCGGGGACGCGACCTACCGGACCCGGTTCCTGCGTGAGGCCCGGGCCCTGGCCCGCCTGGACTCGCCGTACGTCGTGCGGGTCTTCGACGCCGGCGAGGAGGACGGCGCGCTCTTCATCGCGACCGAGCTGGTCCGCGGCGGTGACCTCAACCGGCTGCTGCGCGAGGAGGGTCCCCTGCCCCTGCCCGATGCCGTGGCGCTGGTCCGCGACCTCGCGCTGGGTCTCGGCGCGGCCCACGACGTCGGCATCCTGCATCGCGACATCAAGCCCTCCAACGTGCTGGTCGGAGAGCTCGCCGACGGCCGGATCCGCCCGGTGCTGTGCGACTTCGGCATCGCGGCCGTCGCCGACCTCGAGCAGCTCGCCACCACCGGCGCCGTCGGGACGCCCGGCTACATGGCGCCCGAGCGGCACCACGGCGCCGACGCCACGGTCGCCTCGGACATCTACGCGCTCGGCTGCGTGCTCTGGGCGGCGCTCACCGCGCGGGCGCCGTACGAAGGGGCCACCGGGCAGGTCCTGCTCGGTCATCTCCAGGGCCCGGTCCCGCAGCTGCCGGCGTCGAGCGCCGGCGCCGCGGCGGTCAACGAGGTCCTCGCGGCGGCGATGGCGAAGGACCCCGCCGAGCGGTTCGGTACGACGACGGCGCTGGTCGCGGCGCTCGACGCGATCCCGCTCGACGACCCCGAGCCCACCCTGATCGACTCCGGCCCGCCCACCCGGCCCCGGGCCGTCGCGCCCACCCCGGTCCGTGGGCGGCGCCGGGTCCCGCTGCTGATCGGCCTCGTCGCGGCGCTCGTCCTCGTGGTGGGCGCGATCGCCTGGGCCCTCGACCGCTCCGGCCCTGCTCCGCCGGCACGCGCGAGCGACCCGTCGGCGGGTGTCGCCGAGCCGGAGGCCGACGCGCTGCTCGCCGTCTTCCCCCGTGCGGCCGACTGTGCGGTGGTGCCCGATCCCAAGTCGGCCCGGGTGCAGGCCCGCTGGTGCCTCGACGCCACGTCGTCGGTGTACTACGCGCAGTGGCGCGGCTGGGACGCCATGGACGCCAACTACCGGGACCGGACCGAGCGGGACTACTCGTACCGCTCCGACCTGCACGCGGCCTGGGTGGAGCTCACCGAGGCCGACCGCAGGTACTGTCAGCGCAAGCTCGCCGTCTGGTACGTCGACCGCGCGGCGCCGTACTCGGTCACCGTCTGCGCGGACGGCGAGCAGGCGGTGCGCGAGGCGCTGGAGGACCTCGACCTGCCGCCGGGCGACGAGGTCGCCGCCCGGGCCGATCCCGCGCCCGACGCGCTCGTCGCCGCCTTCCCGCGCGCCGCCGGCTGCACGGAGGTGCCCGAGCCGAAGCCGACCCGCGTGCGGGCCCGCTGGTGCCACGACGACTCCTCCTCCGTGCACTACACGCAGTGGCGGGACTGGGACGTGATGGACGCCAACTACCGGAGCGAGATCGTCGACCCGCTGGAGGTCCGCGACGACCTCCACGCCGCGTGGGTCGAGCTGACCAAGGCGGACGGCAAGCAGTGGAGGAGCAAGCTCGCCGTCTGGTACGACGACCGCGCGGCGCCGTACTCCATCACGATCTATGCGAACGGCGAGCAGGCCGTGCGCGACGTGCTCGAGGACCTCGACCTGCCGCCGGGCGAGGACGTCGCGGCCGTCCCACAGGACTGA
- the purL gene encoding phosphoribosylformylglycinamidine synthase subunit PurL, translating into MADTASAPARPTLDTVAVAAGDPDREQPWSELGLKADEYDRIREILGRRPTSSELAMYSVMWSEHCSYKSSKVHLKQFGELAQETPIGPMLAGIGENAGVIDIGQGYAVSFKVESHNHPSYVEPYQGAATGVGGIVRDIIAMGARPIAVMDPLRFGPLDAEDTHRVLPGIVAGVGGYGNCLGLPNIGGEAVFDETYLGNPLVNALCVGVLRHEDLHLAKASGTGNRVILYGARTGGDGIGGVSVLASETFDADGPAKRPSVQVGDPFMEKLLIECTLELFAAGVVAGIQDLGGAGLSCATSELASAGDGGMRCELDRVPLRDSTLSPEEILMSESQERMMAVVEPAAVAAFLAICAKWDVEAVDIGEVTDTGRLEITWHGQTVVDVPPRSVAHDGPTYQRPFARPDWQDALQADAAERLPRPATGDELRATLLRLVASPNLCDKSWITDQYDRYVQGNTVLAQPADSGMIRVDEETHLGVSVATDCNGRFAKLDPYAGAQLALAEAYRNVATGGAVPLAVSDCLNFGSPEDPAVMWQFAEACRGLKDACDELGIPVTGGNVSLYNQTGETAILPTPVVAVLGVVEDVRRRTPSSFQAAGERIVQLGSTHEELSGSEWAHVVHGHLGGRPPAVNLAAEHNLAALLHDLVGLATSAHDLSDGGLAQALAEAALVGGVGARVELLQGDPFLDLFAESAARAIVTVPVDRLEELMVVAARHAVPAFELGTTGGDVLAVEGQFEVPLAELREAWTATLPNALA; encoded by the coding sequence GTGGCCGACACCGCTTCCGCACCTGCCCGTCCGACGCTCGACACCGTGGCCGTGGCAGCCGGTGACCCGGACCGCGAGCAGCCCTGGTCCGAGCTCGGCCTGAAGGCCGACGAGTACGACCGGATCCGCGAGATCCTGGGCCGCCGGCCGACGTCCAGCGAGCTGGCGATGTACTCCGTCATGTGGAGCGAGCACTGCTCCTACAAGTCCTCCAAGGTGCACCTCAAGCAGTTCGGCGAGCTGGCCCAGGAGACCCCGATCGGCCCGATGCTGGCCGGCATCGGCGAGAACGCCGGTGTCATCGACATCGGCCAGGGCTACGCGGTCAGCTTCAAGGTCGAGAGCCACAACCACCCGTCGTACGTCGAGCCCTACCAGGGCGCCGCGACCGGCGTCGGCGGCATCGTCCGCGACATCATCGCGATGGGCGCCCGCCCGATCGCGGTGATGGACCCGCTGCGCTTCGGCCCGCTCGACGCCGAGGACACCCACCGCGTGCTGCCCGGGATCGTCGCGGGCGTCGGCGGCTACGGCAACTGCCTGGGCCTGCCGAACATCGGCGGCGAGGCGGTCTTCGACGAGACCTACCTCGGCAACCCGCTCGTCAACGCGCTCTGCGTCGGCGTGCTGCGCCACGAGGACCTCCACCTGGCCAAGGCGTCCGGCACCGGCAACCGCGTCATCCTGTACGGCGCCCGCACCGGCGGCGACGGCATCGGGGGAGTGTCGGTGCTGGCGAGCGAGACCTTCGACGCCGACGGACCCGCCAAGCGTCCGAGCGTCCAGGTCGGCGACCCGTTCATGGAGAAGCTGCTCATCGAGTGCACCCTCGAGCTGTTCGCGGCGGGCGTCGTCGCCGGCATCCAGGACCTCGGCGGCGCCGGCCTCTCCTGCGCGACCTCCGAGCTGGCGTCGGCCGGCGACGGCGGCATGCGCTGCGAGCTCGACCGCGTCCCGCTGCGCGACTCGACGCTGTCGCCGGAGGAGATCCTGATGAGCGAGAGCCAGGAGCGGATGATGGCGGTCGTCGAGCCCGCCGCCGTCGCGGCCTTCCTGGCGATCTGCGCCAAGTGGGACGTCGAGGCCGTCGACATCGGCGAGGTCACCGACACCGGCCGGCTCGAGATCACCTGGCACGGCCAGACCGTGGTCGACGTGCCCCCGCGGTCGGTGGCGCACGACGGGCCGACGTACCAGCGCCCGTTCGCCCGCCCCGACTGGCAGGACGCGCTCCAGGCCGACGCCGCCGAGAGGCTGCCGCGACCGGCGACCGGCGACGAGCTGCGCGCGACCCTGCTGCGGCTGGTCGCGAGCCCCAACCTGTGCGACAAGTCGTGGATCACCGACCAGTACGACCGCTACGTCCAGGGCAACACCGTCCTCGCGCAGCCGGCCGACTCCGGCATGATCCGCGTCGACGAGGAGACCCACCTCGGCGTCTCCGTCGCGACCGACTGCAACGGCCGGTTCGCCAAGCTGGACCCGTACGCCGGCGCGCAGCTCGCGCTCGCCGAGGCCTACCGCAATGTCGCCACCGGCGGCGCCGTTCCGCTCGCCGTCAGCGACTGCCTCAACTTCGGCTCGCCCGAGGACCCGGCGGTGATGTGGCAGTTCGCCGAGGCCTGCCGCGGTCTCAAGGACGCCTGCGACGAGCTCGGCATCCCGGTCACCGGCGGCAACGTCAGCCTCTACAACCAGACCGGCGAGACCGCCATCCTGCCGACCCCCGTGGTCGCGGTGCTCGGCGTCGTCGAGGACGTGCGCCGCCGTACGCCGTCCTCGTTCCAGGCCGCCGGCGAGCGGATCGTGCAGCTCGGCAGCACCCACGAGGAGCTCTCCGGCTCGGAGTGGGCACATGTCGTCCACGGCCACCTCGGCGGTCGCCCGCCCGCGGTGAACCTCGCCGCCGAGCACAACCTCGCCGCGCTGCTGCACGACCTGGTCGGCCTCGCCACCAGCGCCCACGACCTCTCCGACGGCGGGCTCGCCCAGGCGCTCGCGGAGGCGGCGCTGGTCGGCGGCGTCGGCGCCCGGGTCGAGCTGCTGCAGGGCGACCCGTTCCTCGACCTGTTCGCCGAGTCCGCGGCGCGCGCGATCGTCACCGTCCCCGTCGACAGGCTGGAGGAGCTGATGGTGGTCGCGGCGCGGCACGCCGTCCCCGCCTTCGAGCTCGGTACCACCGGCGGTGACGTCCTCGCCGTCGAGGGCCAGTTCGAGGTCCCCCTCGCCGAGCTGCGCGAGGCGTGGACCGCCACCCTGCCGAACGCCCTGGCCTGA
- a CDS encoding sterol carrier family protein produces the protein MPSRLRPADPVAVAAALARVEADAAERADLRLLTKHFLALLEERAPGRSVEVRVPPYAAVQVIEGVRHTRGTPPAVVETDAATWIAVATGRLAWADAVDGGQVRASGERTDLAPYLPLG, from the coding sequence GTGCCCTCCCGTCTGCGCCCAGCCGATCCCGTGGCCGTGGCGGCCGCCCTGGCCCGGGTCGAGGCCGACGCCGCCGAGCGCGCCGACCTGCGCCTGCTGACCAAGCACTTCCTCGCGCTGCTGGAGGAGCGTGCCCCCGGCCGGTCGGTCGAGGTCCGGGTGCCGCCGTACGCCGCGGTGCAGGTGATCGAGGGCGTCCGGCACACCCGCGGCACGCCGCCGGCCGTCGTCGAGACCGACGCCGCCACCTGGATCGCGGTGGCCACCGGCCGGCTCGCGTGGGCCGACGCGGTCGACGGGGGACAGGTGCGGGCCAGTGGGGAGCGGACCGACCTGGCGCCGTACCTGCCGCTGGGGTAG
- a CDS encoding SecDF P1 head subdomain-containing protein: protein MAPSRALGAITLATALTLALAACGDGDDADARDDGNGGPVAEPTSPAGTPAEPVQFRRVLESTASPAATPAPTPLPADCGGLPAEQPEPTAEAIACDGEGMVYRLGPAEIVGGVDDAEVGAGPSGGWTVMLELDDEATAAFADLTAELVGTGQQLAVLSGGTVISAPIIQTAITEGKVQIAGDFDQDAAQELADALEGD, encoded by the coding sequence ATGGCACCTTCTCGGGCCCTCGGGGCCATCACGCTCGCGACCGCGCTCACCCTGGCCCTCGCCGCCTGCGGCGACGGCGACGACGCGGACGCCCGGGACGACGGGAACGGCGGCCCGGTCGCCGAGCCGACCTCCCCCGCCGGTACGCCGGCGGAGCCGGTGCAGTTCCGCCGCGTGCTCGAGTCCACGGCGAGCCCCGCGGCCACGCCGGCGCCGACGCCGCTGCCGGCCGACTGCGGCGGCCTGCCCGCGGAGCAGCCGGAGCCGACGGCCGAGGCGATCGCCTGCGACGGCGAGGGCATGGTCTACCGGCTCGGGCCGGCCGAGATCGTCGGCGGCGTGGACGACGCCGAGGTCGGCGCCGGCCCCTCCGGGGGCTGGACCGTGATGCTGGAGCTCGACGACGAGGCGACCGCGGCGTTCGCGGACCTCACCGCGGAGCTGGTCGGCACCGGCCAGCAGCTCGCGGTCCTGTCGGGCGGGACCGTGATCAGCGCCCCGATCATCCAGACCGCGATCACCGAGGGGAAGGTGCAGATCGCCGGCGACTTCGACCAGGACGCGGCCCAGGAGCTCGCCGACGCCCTCGAGGGCGACTGA
- a CDS encoding dipeptidase, with protein sequence MTGPVPTIDLRTRLAEILPGVRSDLEALVRIQSVSADPDRLDQVEVSARATADLFAAEGVDVQIVRAYDGAPPAVIGEKKGPEGAPTVLLYAHHDVQPENDHAEWDSPPYEPTERDGRLYGRGAADDKAGIMTHVAALRLLGDELPVTVRLFIEGEEEVASATLPQLLEKYVDELRSDVIVIADSGNWDIGVPALTTSLRGLVRVNVEVRTLTHAVHQGMWGGLVPDALITLSRLIATLHDDAGRVAVAGLHSGPAADVEYPEERLRAESGVADGVAWIGYGPAVERLWTQPALSVIGLDAPKVDGSSNTLIPSARARLALRTAPGETSENAVAALRAHLEKHVPWGARLAIEVVDTGEPIELDVTGPAYDAARAAFTEAWDGTAPVDMGVGGSIPFIAEFLETFPAASVLVTGVEDPDTRAHGPNEGLHLAEFERVLLAEALLLRNLAR encoded by the coding sequence ATGACCGGACCCGTCCCCACCATCGACCTGCGTACGCGCCTCGCCGAGATCCTCCCGGGTGTCCGATCGGACCTCGAGGCCCTCGTCCGCATCCAGTCCGTCAGTGCCGACCCCGACCGCCTCGACCAGGTCGAGGTGAGCGCCCGGGCGACCGCCGACCTGTTCGCCGCCGAGGGCGTCGACGTGCAGATCGTGCGCGCGTACGACGGCGCCCCGCCCGCCGTGATCGGGGAGAAGAAGGGTCCTGAGGGCGCGCCGACGGTGCTCCTCTACGCCCACCACGACGTGCAGCCCGAGAACGACCACGCCGAGTGGGACTCGCCGCCCTACGAGCCCACGGAGCGCGACGGCCGGCTCTACGGCCGCGGCGCCGCCGACGACAAGGCCGGGATCATGACCCACGTGGCGGCGCTCCGCCTGCTGGGGGACGAGCTGCCGGTCACCGTGCGCCTGTTCATCGAGGGCGAGGAGGAGGTCGCCAGCGCGACCCTCCCGCAGCTGCTGGAGAAGTACGTCGACGAGCTGCGCTCCGACGTCATCGTGATCGCCGACTCCGGCAACTGGGACATCGGCGTCCCCGCGCTCACCACCAGCCTGCGCGGCCTGGTGCGGGTCAACGTCGAGGTCCGCACGCTCACGCACGCCGTCCACCAGGGCATGTGGGGCGGCCTGGTCCCGGACGCCCTGATCACCCTGTCCCGCCTCATCGCGACGCTCCACGACGACGCCGGCCGGGTGGCCGTCGCCGGACTGCACAGCGGGCCCGCGGCCGACGTGGAGTATCCCGAGGAGCGGCTGCGCGCCGAGTCGGGGGTCGCCGACGGCGTCGCGTGGATCGGCTACGGCCCCGCCGTCGAGCGGCTGTGGACCCAGCCCGCGCTCTCCGTCATCGGCCTCGACGCGCCGAAGGTCGACGGCTCCTCCAACACGCTCATCCCGTCGGCCCGCGCGCGCCTGGCGCTGCGCACCGCCCCCGGCGAGACCTCCGAGAACGCCGTCGCCGCGCTGCGGGCGCACCTGGAGAAGCACGTCCCCTGGGGCGCCCGGCTCGCGATCGAGGTCGTGGACACCGGCGAGCCGATCGAGCTCGACGTCACCGGCCCGGCGTACGACGCCGCGCGGGCCGCCTTCACCGAGGCCTGGGACGGCACCGCCCCGGTCGACATGGGCGTCGGCGGCTCGATCCCGTTCATCGCGGAGTTCCTCGAGACCTTCCCCGCCGCCTCGGTGCTGGTCACCGGCGTCGAGGACCCCGACACCCGCGCCCACGGCCCCAACGAGGGCCTCCACCTCGCCGAGTTCGAGCGGGTCCTCCTCGCCGAGGCCCTGCTCCTGCGCAATCTGGCCCGATGA